The DNA region tcctattctgcttctgggcccggatctccacgctaactatcatctctcatcctctttctgatcctgatcatgtcccacctgttgtcatgcacacatacaaacaagacaacagccggataactccggtgagaattacattccagtataaatcatgtatacatgcatttcatataaacaaatataacagcatgaaacagatattcataacatgtatcaataccagaaacatgaatcaatataaactctgaatcacactccgtgactcatagactctgactcgactcatcctaatctagggatccctatctgaataagaacatacacccacctacactcccgatcggggtggtggcacgttcttattcatggactttggctctttccatatcgaacatcagtaatagaagaaactccaattatatccacttcgatataaccaaacgtccggtgtcttgacctatccgtcacagactttggcactttcgccaaatcagtatcttgtgacaatgtgcaatgtgcccgtgacgattccatcactatcaggcacccctgtcacgagatcaatcgtctcTGCCTAGGCGTATccacctatgactcaatacataaatcaatagatcaaagatatcaatttcattcaattgcaaatatcaatgcgataaggtaaagtatgttgggaaactcaagtcaagtcaactcgagttgtgcaatcccgcatcaacataaatttatacctttatcttctcggtctgacgaagtcgaagtctcgaagtcaaatatgtccatatcaaatctaaaatgacaatatcgaatacactgtatcaatatataactcaattcaaaacctgttctgatccatactcaaatcaaacataatctgatccatatcaacgatatcatgatacaatctcaatcaatactgaatctgatcaaaatcaatctactgatgtttcgacgacataacaatacagtcttgatagccccgtctatctcaacatcacagatataataccacaactcataatcgatatcaatacgaatcataatcttcaataaaaacaagtcataacatcaaatctgcgcaatctcaatcatatcacttccgaaaatcataacaattacataaacattatattcttcgatctgacttcacttatatactgatcagtatatccagaacacataatatcagtcaaatcaaaattttcccaatatcataatttcaaatgataccagaattcaataaaacttacgtcctgttgtagctgtcgtcgctaggaactcggtgctaTACTCAGATTTAAAATCGAACGGGACGAATTTCTCGAGAATTGAATTCTACAATTAAGACTTGAAAAATCTCCCCaattcttctcggttcttcctTTCCCTGTTCTGAAGAATTTAAAGactcttgtatatatatatatacacacgttgTATGTAAGGGGCAAGTGGCACTTTTTCtttctgcatgactcgcgcatatgcgcgcccaagccccgcgcatatgcgcgagacctattgtCTCGGTGCAttacaactcgcgcatatgcgcgcctccatccggcgcatatgcgccaactatTCTGGACTTGGCACTCCCTTTATGCAcagctcacgcatatgcgcgaccacttctcgcgcatatgcgcgaggtcttctgccactctcgcgcatatgcgctgctccttgtcgcgcatatgcgcgaggtgttctgccctcgcacatattccgtgttttcttTCGTCTTTTCAGTCTAATTCATTCtctctataatcacctcaattatcatcaaatcatttcagatcaCGGTAATCGAATTCCCGGGCTTTAtgtttctccccccctaagatacgatttcgtccccgaaatcataggcaatcaACTCGTaacagaaagaaatgtataatcaaaagctgaataagaATACTCACCTCAATAAAACAATTCTAgaatctttatctcatctcGGATTCTGTCTTCCAAATAGCTTCTTCGATATTCTAACAACTATATTGaacagcagaatagtcttcattctgaattatctttcttttactgattctgatttcaatctggaataatacttcaagaaatataatatcctaatataactcgaagtaactctgataaaatcaatctcaaaatactggctatacaacatccgtatataccaatcaacagctcataataaATCAACATCGTCCTCTGCCATCCAGTCTGTTTAGGCtaaatcaattcaatattcaataTCCTATAACAAATACCATTGGTCGTcgtctgacgttggcatattcagTCTATCTATTCAGAGCTGtcgtcattcttttctgaatcagcttcacttcctcagtcatatctctgatcatatcaggtccaatttcAAGtatctcagagatatcattACAATAACAAGGGAATCTACATTTCTtgtcgtacaacgcttcaaacggtgttATCTTcctactcgtctgatagctatttcTGTATGACAAATCACATcgtggcaatgaatcctgccaattagtgctaaaatcaagcactatagcTCTAAGCATATTCTCCAATGTCTAAATcgttcgctctgactgtccgtcagtctgtggatgatatgcggtactcagatatAATCTTGTACCCATACTCTGCCAACCGTGCAAAGTCAACCAAAATCACGGTCTAATATAATCAACTCTCGACACTCTGTGTGATCTGATCACTTTTCTGACAGAATCTCAGTAATATAATCATATCTATACCTCTTCATGTACGAGCTAGCACTCGCAGACTGGGTCAGTCTGTCACTCCTAACTCCATCAATGCTCAATTCCGAGAGGAATGCGGTAActtcatcacgatatccctAGAAATgtaatctcatttccattcaggaatcgataagttatataaccaatctcctggtttcattCTTTTAGTCTTTATCTGCCGgtaattcagacatttcaatacaaattctgccacatctgatctcatctgtttctatcAGGATAAATGCTGAATCAACTATTGTGCATTTCTGACAACATCAGTcatttcaaatccgaaatatCTGTCACAATCCATCGGCTATTCATATACAATGTAGTATCatctacctgatattctgattgatatCTTGTTCTGACTATCGCTAATTAAGTTCTGtccattctgatcaactttctgaactgtttCAACTCTCaacatcagctctgattcggcttgtacggtatcgagtctcaactgtatacaatctgtatcaaatactgctgCAGAAAATAATCATTCTCAAGCAATTCATAATAACAATCAGATACAGTAGCCTGTTAACTCATGCAACTACAAGTTTCTGACATTGATGTCGATCTCAGTCAACTAATCACAGCTTTACTGTACtagaatcaacagatatatcatcttcagatataacaaaccctgaatacaatctgtctcaatcaagatgcacatttcaacagtttctgtataccactttccagttcccagaatattcaatacaatactcagatattcaacaaaatcagtcataatcttcgaatataccagaatatcataGATCAACTAATCAGAGAATCCTCAAAAAATTCTGAACACAGAGTTTATCAACTCACCAATATAGCTGATACATCCCGAACGAGAAACattcaatcagatgtaactctcagGCCGTAAATCTtttaactgatctttcaattcaattaaTATCATTCGGCACAAAGTTCTAGAGATAATAACAGTACCTGATATCGagtcaaggctgaaatcaatctTCCTGATTAAAGGCAAACCCGAAAGCTCATCTGGGACGACTTTAGCAACGCTTCTGTCACTAGCAATTCAGTCGATGATACGCTCCatctcagtaaatcaactgaatacataaggaatcactccgttcctttcgataatcatcgagtcaTGAACATCACATATATCAAAGGTATTCTAAAtccagaatccttaccgtaccatgttcattcttcggccatttcaggtccgaatcttaccatttcctggAAATAGTCTgcgatagctctgtacttggccaacacatcaatatcaataatgcggtcagaATCAAATAACACCAGTACAACACaagctaactcaatctcattcttatcCTATTGCAGTATCCGATGTCTCACGGAATTCACTAATATCAAACCTCTGTCCCAACAGGTAAGGAGATAACTACTGCAGTAAATACGGACTCAACaaataaagcatatatcaatgcaattcattcagaaatcatatacaGGATGTACTAATAtttctcaatatatatatacgcagaataatcataaaagatcgATTACCTGCTACTACATCCTCAAGTGCATCCTAGATCCATTCCTCAGTTACTACAACCACTCTGGCTTCCTTCTGGCCCTGGTTGTGTCTGAGTAGAGGGTGGTTGGAAAGAGCGAACAACAAAAGATGATCTATCGTTCTgagtcactgatccagatgattctgcttcctggaatcttcgggaacctctctgtggacaaactctagcaaagtgtccttgctgtttgcaaatgttgcaactaccatgcactccttggcattgcactgtgagatgtcttcctccacaggttctacaatagaccccggtataactcgggctagaactactggagctagatgaaccgctccctaacttcttgaactgcttctttcgagctttcaactgttctttcttCCCAATACTACTACTACCAACCTCCAATTTCAAAGGGGATTGTAGGAATTGGACTGGAGATTGTTGTTGTTTCTGAGATTGGATCACATATAGCCTTTCTTGTCGTCGAATCAAACTTGCCTCGGCTCTCTTTACTCTATTCAAGGCAACAGAAAAAGTATAGGGTCgctccacatttaccaatgcaaGTATTCCAGGATTCAATCAATTGATAAATCGGTCAGTTACAATTTCATCATTCCCAGCAACGTGAggtgcaaaacgtagcaaagtagagaatttagcaacatattcttcaatgtttagctgtccctgtttcaaattttcaaactctgCCCTCTTGTTCTCTCGATACGAACCTGGGAAAAACCTTTtatagaattcaactttaaagactttccacgtaatcactgtaccatgctgttctagggcttctttggttgcgatccaccaactctttgcgacttcccgtaactggtgctcaatcagtttaactctccgttcatctgggtaatcgagtgaatcaaatagcatctcgatatcgtcaagccaactctcacaatcagtCGTCGTCTCTatacccctcagaatcggcaGTTGCAAGGACTGAAACCGCATCAACTCtgtttccatcaaagtttctgacacatccatctgatcggTCAAAGTATTTcctcgttctggaattcttcgaggagggaTATCTGATGATCATaagagttagcaatcacatgagacaaatccgtctcagtcccttcctgatcagcttacatctgatcaagaattggtcctgattcattctcaaataataaacattaccaaatcaactcagatattcaggtaacatgtatctttAAAAACAGTAAACACATATTGCAAtattagcatatacaatgtaattcaacattataataaatcacatgctagcaatcacatgcaaggaaagaaaactcattctaccccgctcactagcttctgtCTTAGTCTCAAGAACCAACAGTTCTagacctattgctctgataccacctgctgtggggacccggacgctaattcatgtcttaatcattattaatgtcaagtataacaattaagaagagtgggactaaattttttctttttaaatataaatgcggaaacatagtaataatctatctaatatacatgtcaataaaaaagtacaagtcatgtactacatgtctctatctaaactaggttcaacatctatacatccagtgctgaatcctattctgcttctgggcccggatctccacgctaactatcatctctcatcctctttctgatcctgatcatgtcccacatgttgtcatgcacacatacaaacaagacaacagccggataactccggtgagaattacattcccagtataaatcatgtatacatgcatttcatataaacaaatataacagcatgaaacagatattcataacatgtatcaataccagaaacatgaatcaatataaactctgaatcacactccgtgactcatagactctgactcgactcatcctaatctagggatcccgatctgaataagaacatacacccacctacactcccgatcggggttgtggcacgttcttattcatggactttggctctttccatatcgaacatcagtaatagaagaaactccaattctatccacttcgatataaccaaacgtccggtgtcttgacctatccgtcacagactttggcactttcgccaaatcagtatcttgtgacaatgtacAATGTGCCCGTGACaattccatcactatcaggcacccctgtcacgagatcaatcgtctcTGTCTAGGCGTATccacctatgactcaatacataaatcaatagatcaaatatatcaatttcattcaattgcaaatatcaatgcgataaggtaaagtatgtgattttgggaaactcaagtcaagtcaactcgagttgtgcaatcccgcatcaacatcaatttatacatttctcttctcggtccgtcgaagtcgaagtcttgaagtcaaatctgtccatatcaaatctaaaatgacaatatcgaatacactgtatcaatgtataacttaattctacgtcctgttgtagctgtcgtcgctaagAACTCGGTTCTGTACTCAGATTTAAAATCGAACGGACGAATTTCTCGCGAATTGAATTCTACGATTAAGACTTGAAAAATCTCCCCAATTCTTCTCAGTTCTTCCTTTCCCTGTTCTGAATAATTTAAAGactcttgtatatatatatatatatacacgttgcatgtaAGGGGCAAGTGGCACTTTTTCattctgcatgactcgcgcatatgcgcgcccaaaccccgcgcatatgcgcgagacctattgtCTCGGTGCAttacaactcgcgcatatgcgcgcctccatccGGCGCATTCTGAACTCGGCACTCCCTTTATGCAcagctcacgcatatgcgcgaccacttctcgcgcatatgcgcgaggtcttcttccactctcgcgcatatgcgctgctccttgtcgtgcatatgcgcgaggtgttctgccctcgcacatattccgtgttttcttTCGTCTTTTCAGTCTAATTCATTCtctctataatcacctcaattatcatcaaatcatttcagatcaCGGTAATcgaattctcgggccttacaagtTCCTTGTTAATTGTTTgtttcattaaaatatataacttATCACTAGTCAAATAGAaccgtttccgcacttatttaTCTTCCAATGATCCAATAAAGCTACTAATTCAAGAATTCATCTTAACAGCCTAAAAATTGTTAAGGACAACTCtagttttacaaaatattttaaaagtgtTTATTCATTCACTCTAAACACTAATTGGATCCCAacaaataattttatcaattgtattataaaatttatctataaatcataaattaaaatcttaatttttattttatttttttatcatgtttttagtGCGACTATTcacttatttaataattaagtgATATTATAGTTTTTGaatcatcttttttttttattacaattaTTGGCATACcggggttttttttaaaaatattgtaaattaaaataataattataaaaatatggcAAAATGAGAGTGCTTGTAAAAATATAGTAATCCGCTGCACACTGCTACGGATTCATccgttttttataaaaaaaattaaaaaaactaaaaaaaaaaaaaggaaaagcaATGTCAGAATCCGTGACCAAAGTCACGGATTCATGGAGTCCGTGACAGTCTGCCACGGATTCTGAATCCGTGGCAGACTGTCACGGATTATTTGACCGCATCGTAATAGTtttaagtaataattttgaCCGGATTATTATGACCGCATCGTAATAGTTTTAAGTAATAATAATCACTATACTTAATTTTATTACAgtaattataaattatattattggaattatatgttataaataagtATTATTCCACATAGATCTTAaataattagagctaagttaatTAGATTATGTTATAAGTTTATTTAACtaagttgaaattttatttttaagtaataataataactatacttaatttatttacaaaaattataaGTAATATTAATACGTATATATtaattgtaataataataactattttgatacttatatatttataattataaaataatattaatacgtATACATTAATACTTTTATATTGTATAATTTTAAtacttatatattaatattaatcgACTCACAGTAATTTTGTTATTACTTATATATTAATTGTATcacgtattaaaatattaatactgaataattaaaatattaattgtataACATTAATACCTATATATTAATTccatgaaataatatttttattgaaatacttatgatattaattatataataataagtatacttaatttaattacaataaatgTATAGGTTTTATAACTATTactaatgtatttattataataaataaatattactaatttatttattgtaattacatgctatattttttataataaataactattgctaatgtatatattttataacaaataactatTAACTAATGATTTAttgtttgcaagatggctgaAAATACGGAGAATGTGTTGTATTTGCGGGATAGACACATATCAACTAATATCAACGCTGAAAATATGGATGCAATAATTTCGCCACGCCGGTCAGACAAATGTCTCTGGAGATTGCATAATGCTGGGATTCACCTCCGTGTCCGCCTATGTCTTGCACGCATGGGCTTCTATGGTGTCATTCAGTGTGGTCCTattaaatattatgataatCATTTGCTTACAGCCATTGTTGAGAGATGGCGTCGTGAGACACACACATTTCACCTAACCGTGGGCGAGGCAACAATCACCCTGCAGGACGTTGCCATTATTTGGGGGTTGAATATTGATGGCATTCCCATCACTGGTGTAGATACCGCGTACAATAAACATACTTTACAACAGCGCTGCGCTACCTGGTTGGGTTTTACGCCCACATTTTCTCAGATTAAAggtgcacatctttatctgacaGCTTTGCTAGACCATTGCTTGAATAATATGGTTAATGACGAAAGCACTGAAGAGGAGGTGACACAATATTCTCGTTGTGTTGCATTAATGATCATTGGTGGATGTATGTTTCCGGACTCGGAAGGTGCTGCTGTGAAACTTATGTATTTGCAGTTCCTTGAGGACATAGAATTAGTGAATACGTACAGCTGGGGTTCTGCTGTGTTGGCATATCTTTATAGAGAGTTGTGCGACACATCAATGAGTTTGAAGGGCGATTTGTGTGGCCCAGTTCAGATATTGCAGGTATTTGTACATTTATACGGTCATTATAttttttgtacttttttttCTTAAGATTTGACTATTTCTGTTGTATGTTATTGCAGATTTGGGTGTGGTCTAGGATTATTCTTCTTTGCCCTGATAGAGCTGAACAGGTATCTATTTCAGAAGAGCAGGCTGCGGATGTGATGCAGGGTCTACCATTCCCACTATACGGCGCGCGGTACTAAtaaaaaatagttaaaatttaatattattatttcttatttttttaaatgaaaatattgTGTACTTTTTTAAATTACAGGTGGAGACGCGGATTTTCTTGGACACACATGTCCCAGCATTCGGTTCGTATAATGAGAGATATGCTTGACAGGATGGTAGAAGGGCAGGTAGATATAAATTATTTGTTtagagtttgaaatttttttacaattttaatcttatttatatattatgaaattgctaatctttttttcattttatttgctTCAGTTTCTATGGACAGTTTATGATATGTGTCCGGAGGTTGGCAGAATTCTGGATGAAAATAGCATTCATCTATGTCGGTCGGCATGCGCATTGATTAATTTTCATATCGTTGAGATGCATAGACCTGAGCGGTGTCTCCGACAGTTCGGAATGCGTCAGGGTATTCCGCCACCTGCTACTAACTTCGACAATTTCCATAAGCTGACTCGACAAGGCCGGAACAACTTCGATTGGGCGACATATCACGCGGATTTTGTACAAATGTGGAATGATAGATATAATTTTGTGATTGGTGGAGACTATGTCATACCTGGTATGCCCGCCATCACAGTGGACTATATTGGTTGGTATTATCGCATTTCACAGATAGTGCTCTCGCCGCCAGTGGTACCTTCGAACATCATGGGCTATCATCCTGTTGATGCAAACTACCGACAATTTATCgtaataaatgttttatttatctaCATATGAACGTAAATTTATCTACATATGTACGTGAATTTAATTTGTTGTATTAAATATATGTTACATAACATATGCATCTATGTCACAGGCACGCCCAGCTCATGTGCAATATCCACCGATGTGGACAGGAAATGAGTTTGAACCCGGACCATCATCTTCAAATATGGCGTACACTACTCCGCCAGTGGTTTCAAGCTTTCCATCATATGACGCTGGTTACTACACTCCAATTGTTGGTAGTTTTACACAATTTCTACAAAGTGACTTTCGCCCGGGTATGAATGAGAGTCGTCCTACTTTTAACTCGTCGCCCATACCATTTCCACAATATTCTGATCCAGAAGGGTTTGAGGTTGGTAGGAACATTGCCGATACCAGTACATCTGCAGGACAAACAAGTACTCATGGAGATGATGAACAGATGTTAGGTCGTGGACGTAGAGTAATCAGGAGACCACCGTGTGGCACTGTGGGGCATCGTTACCATCGACATTAACTATTTATTTAGATATACACAATTACTTACATCGTATTGTTGTATGTTtagcaattttttattttaattacaagttgTTGCTGCAACATATTTTTTGCGACATTCGTAAACTATCTTTGTATtattgactttttaaaattgtgGACTGTATTGATTGTGACTTATTATTCTTTTACGAATAAATTTAGGGATAAATTTATAGTACTGAAAAAACATAAGTATAATTGCTAAATCAAGTCAGGGTATGTCAACAAACTACATAGTAAAAAATCTTCATAACAATACAACACTGAATTGTCATATCAATACAATACTAAATTGTAAAATCTACGTCACAAACATAATTATTTTGCACCATAACTCGATCTTCTCACCTGCACCTACCTGCAATGAACAAGaattatcaataaatacaaaatttttataCACAATTTTGTAATTACATTCACATCTGCACATGTtacgatttaaaaataaaataaaatacgtTATTGTAGATTTTTTACCTCCCACGTTGTCTCGCCCTCGTTGATGGCTGGTCCATCTCGTTTCTTATGCGTGTCGTTCGATCTCTACCAGCCTGCCTCCGTTGTCGACGAACACCATTGTGTCGTAATTGGAATGTAGGTTCATCCCAATATTATTCATCATGAATAGGATAGAATCTTCCATCGTATGTGTTCACGTATTCGCTCAATGTAAACCATGGTTGTACAAGCTGTGCGGGATTCAAACCAAACCATTTCGCTGCACATATCACATGTGAACAAGGTATTCCAAATATTGTGAATTTACCACATGTGCAATCACGCGTAGAAATGTTCACAGCTTGTACGTGATGTTGACGACCCGGTCTTCCTCCTGTCGCGACGGATGCTGTTTTATCTCTTTGGTCAAATCTTACAACTCGATGTTCAATTGACTTTTTCGACCACATATCAAATTTAGAGTATGCGTAGTCGGTCCATGGTTGATTTTTTTCCAGCATCTTATCACTTCGAGCTCGCCGTTGAATGAAATACTGCACGCAACGCTGAAAGCTCATCTCCACTATCGCAGTTATTGGAAGACGTCGCGCCCCTTTCAACACACCATTAATACACTCAGACATGTTCGTCGTCATTATCCCTCGTCGCCATCCACCATCATGAGCCAATGACCATTTTTCTTTTGGAATGTTTGACAAATATGTGAAAGCTGCTGCATTATTGGTTTTAATTGCCTCCATTGTCGCATTAAATTTTGATACTTGGTGTTGTATCCCTGCTTCCcaacataagtcttttaaatgAATGTTTTTGAACCTGCTGTTGAAATTAGAGCAAACATGCCTCAAACAGAAACGATGAACACCAAGAGGAGGCCTGAAGTCAGGGAGATCTTGAACTGCACTTGTTATACCAGCATGTCTATCAGATATAAGGCACAC from Primulina tabacum isolate GXHZ01 chromosome 14, ASM2559414v2, whole genome shotgun sequence includes:
- the LOC142524756 gene encoding serine/threonine-protein phosphatase 7 long form homolog; this encodes MAENTENVLYLRDRHISTNINAENMDAIISPRRSDKCLWRLHNAGIHLRVRLCLARMGFYGVIQCGPIKYYDNHLLTAIVERWRRETHTFHLTVGEATITLQDVAIIWGLNIDGIPITGVDTAYNKHTLQQRCATWLGFTPTFSQIKGAHLYLTALLDHCLNNMVNDESTEEEVTQYSRCVALMIIGGCMFPDSEGAAVKLMYLQFLEDIELVNTYSWGSAVLAYLYRELCDTSMSLKGDLCGPVQILQIWVWSRIILLCPDRAEQVSISEEQAADVMQGLPFPLYGARWRRGFSWTHMSQHSVRIMRDMLDRMVEGQFLWTVYDMCPEVGRILDENSIHLCRSACALINFHIVEMHRPERCLRQFGMRQGIPPPATNFDNFHKLTRQGRNNFDWATYHADFVQMWNDRYNFVIGGDYVIPGMPAITVDYIGWYYRISQIVLSPPVVPSNIMGYHPVDANYRQFIARPAHVQYPPMWTGNEFEPGPSSSNMAYTTPPVVSSFPSYDAGYYTPIVGSFTQFLQSDFRPGMNESRPTFNSSPIPFPQYSDPEGFEVGRNIADTSTSAGQTSTHGDDEQMLGRGRRVIRRPPCGTVGHRYHRH
- the LOC142525638 gene encoding uncharacterized protein LOC142525638, translated to MGALSKYNPGTVVEWNHLQPYDHPHKVLNFVFWAFRPCIDGFRHCRNVISVDGTHMYTKYKHKLLIAVTLDANNQVLPLAFALVDEENYESWHWFLGNVARHVTRGCSGVCLISDRHAGITSAVQDLPDFRPPLGVHRFCLRHVCSNFNSRFKNIHLKDLCWEAGIQHQVSKFNATMEAIKTNNAAAFTYLSNIPKEKWSLAHDGGWRRGIMTTNMSECINGVLKGARRLPITAIVEMSFQRCVQYFIQRRARSDKMLEKNQPWTDYAYSKFDMWSKKSIEHRVVRFDQRDKTASVATGGRPGRQHHVQAVNISTRDCTCGKFTIFGIPCSHVICAAKWFGLNPAQLVQPWFTLSEYVNTYDGRFYPIHDE